One window from the genome of Faecalibacterium sp. HTF-F encodes:
- a CDS encoding TRAP transporter substrate-binding protein produces the protein MRIHKISRRNFMQITGISALAMGLAACGGSSSSTAASSTASPAASAAAGNASYKITIAHQQDETDSMHLGAVEFQKYVQEKSNGQIEVEIFPNGQLGPEVDIIQSILSQGGCDITFTGETMQTYEPDLGMIGMPYLIQSDEHMDKVLNGEVGQELEGLMEAAGMKCLAYYTRGPRYITSNRKITCVADCNNLVIRTPAAAMTVSAFEALGAKPTPMALAEVFTSLQQGTIEAQENPLAMIYTKSFFEVQKYLILTAHLRAWVYVAMGKAQFDALPAELQQVVMDGAAAAQATEHQLFLDNEEKYYNEIQEKGMEYVEVDTQEFADAMIGGVLPTLTDSQKKLYDKIAALA, from the coding sequence ATGCGTATTCACAAGATCAGCCGTCGCAACTTCATGCAGATCACTGGTATTTCAGCTCTGGCAATGGGTCTGGCCGCCTGCGGCGGTTCCTCCAGCAGCACAGCAGCAAGCTCCACCGCATCCCCTGCCGCTTCTGCCGCTGCGGGCAATGCCTCCTACAAGATCACCATTGCGCATCAGCAGGACGAGACCGACTCCATGCATCTGGGTGCTGTGGAGTTCCAGAAGTATGTGCAGGAAAAATCGAATGGCCAGATCGAGGTCGAGATCTTCCCCAACGGCCAGCTGGGCCCCGAGGTGGACATCATCCAGTCCATCCTCTCGCAGGGCGGCTGTGATATCACCTTTACCGGCGAGACCATGCAGACCTACGAGCCGGATCTAGGCATGATCGGTATGCCGTACCTCATCCAGAGCGATGAGCACATGGATAAGGTGCTCAACGGCGAAGTCGGGCAGGAGCTGGAAGGCCTGATGGAAGCCGCAGGCATGAAGTGCCTCGCCTACTACACCCGCGGCCCGCGCTACATCACCTCCAACCGCAAGATTACCTGCGTGGCCGACTGCAACAATCTGGTCATCCGCACCCCAGCCGCCGCCATGACCGTGTCCGCCTTTGAAGCATTGGGCGCCAAACCCACCCCGATGGCTCTGGCCGAGGTGTTCACCTCTTTGCAGCAGGGCACCATTGAGGCACAGGAGAACCCGCTGGCCATGATCTACACCAAGAGCTTCTTTGAGGTGCAGAAGTATCTCATCCTCACCGCGCATCTGCGTGCATGGGTGTATGTGGCCATGGGCAAGGCCCAGTTCGATGCTCTGCCCGCCGAACTGCAGCAGGTGGTGATGGACGGTGCCGCCGCCGCACAGGCCACCGAGCATCAGCTGTTCCTGGACAACGAGGAAAAATATTACAACGAAATACAGGAAAAGGGCATGGAGTACGTTGAGGTGGATACGCAGGAGTTTGCCGACGCCATGATCGGCGGCGTGCTGCCCACCCTGACCGACAGCCAGAAAAAGCTGTACGATAAGATCGCAGCCCTTGCCTGA
- a CDS encoding GntR family transcriptional regulator: MPTKENSSLPLLISPRLEGENNREYAYRVLRQNIITLQFAPGQTLSEAELSEKLEMSRTPVHEAVMMLKNEWLVDVQAQRGSSVSIIRVDYLREGFNMRLMLEASIMQQLAGRLTMQQLKPFAACIEAQAKVANTGNYETPGQEFVSLDNDFHQLLYHYGGYDRAWQAVHNVTSHYDRVRYMTNAVIRQDENRVVEEHRRFYNYLMLGIPPTVDIRQEMEEHLGHFRDGFQQLLKKFPDFFE; encoded by the coding sequence ATGCCGACCAAGGAAAACAGCAGCCTGCCGCTGCTCATCAGCCCGCGGCTGGAGGGCGAGAACAACCGCGAATATGCCTACCGCGTGCTGCGGCAGAACATCATCACGCTGCAGTTCGCGCCGGGCCAGACCCTGAGCGAGGCAGAACTGAGCGAAAAGTTGGAAATGAGCCGCACCCCAGTGCATGAGGCTGTGATGATGCTCAAGAACGAGTGGCTCGTGGATGTGCAGGCCCAGCGCGGCAGCAGCGTTTCCATAATCCGCGTGGACTACCTGCGCGAGGGCTTCAATATGCGGCTGATGCTGGAAGCCAGCATCATGCAGCAGCTGGCGGGCCGTCTGACCATGCAGCAGCTCAAGCCGTTTGCCGCCTGCATCGAGGCGCAGGCCAAAGTGGCCAACACCGGCAACTATGAGACCCCCGGGCAGGAGTTCGTCTCGCTGGACAACGACTTTCATCAGCTGCTGTACCACTATGGCGGTTACGACCGCGCATGGCAGGCTGTGCACAACGTCACCTCGCACTACGACCGGGTGCGCTACATGACCAATGCGGTCATCCGACAGGATGAGAACCGTGTGGTGGAAGAGCACCGCCGCTTTTACAACTACCTCATGCTTGGCATTCCACCCACGGTGGACATCCGTCAGGAGATGGAGGAGCATCTGGGGCATTTCCGCGATGGATTCCAGCAACTGCTGAAAAAGTTCCCGGATTTCTTTGAGTGA
- a CDS encoding SGNH/GDSL hydrolase family protein, producing the protein MKNILCYGDSNTFGFTLHGGRHPYDVRWTGRLQLALGPAYRVIEEGCGGRTTVFEDPIDLGRNGRTSLPVCLASHNPLDLVILMLGTNDMKHYFQNNAWSIGQGVAQLLHLIQTYPYAPNYSAPKVLVVSPIHIGPDVAHSPFGSFQPEAIEISKGLAAEMQRVAEQAGCAFFDAAAVAGPCDEDSIHMDAANHAALARALEPLVHQLLD; encoded by the coding sequence ATGAAAAATATCCTGTGCTATGGCGATAGCAACACCTTCGGCTTTACCCTGCACGGCGGACGCCACCCTTATGACGTGCGCTGGACCGGGCGACTGCAGCTGGCCCTTGGCCCGGCGTACCGGGTCATTGAGGAGGGCTGCGGCGGCCGCACCACTGTGTTTGAAGACCCCATCGATCTGGGCCGCAATGGCCGCACCAGTCTGCCGGTGTGCCTTGCCAGCCACAACCCGCTGGATCTGGTCATCCTGATGCTGGGCACCAACGATATGAAGCACTACTTCCAGAACAATGCCTGGAGCATCGGGCAGGGAGTGGCCCAGCTGCTGCACCTGATCCAGACCTATCCCTATGCGCCCAATTATTCTGCCCCGAAGGTGCTGGTGGTCTCGCCCATCCATATCGGGCCGGATGTGGCGCACAGCCCCTTCGGCAGCTTCCAGCCGGAGGCCATCGAGATCTCCAAAGGTCTTGCGGCAGAGATGCAGCGTGTGGCAGAGCAGGCGGGCTGTGCATTCTTTGATGCCGCCGCCGTGGCGGGCCCCTGCGACGAGGACTCCATCCACATGGACGCCGCGAACCACGCAGCGCTGGCCCGGGCACTGGAACCGCTGGTCCACCAACTGCTGGACTGA